From one Rhodobium gokarnense genomic stretch:
- a CDS encoding ABC transporter permease subunit, translating to MARRGPARWFVVAIPYLWLLVFFLAPFLIVFKLSLSEVAVAIPPYVPTFDLTDGAVEMWDKIKQLSFDNYVWLTEDALYIRSYASSLLVAVVSTILILLVGYPVAYGMARAPKAWRPTLVMLVILPFWTSFLIRVYAWIGILKKEGLLNQLLMNLGVISDPLTILNTNVAVYIGMVYSYLPFMILPLYASLEKMDESLLEAAADLGSPPGRAFWQITFPLSIPGVVAGAFLCFIPIVGEFVIPDLLGGSETLMIGKTLWVEFFSNRDWPVASAVAIILLLVLVIPIVLFQNSLAKQGEAE from the coding sequence ATGGCCCGCCGGGGGCCGGCACGCTGGTTCGTCGTCGCCATTCCCTATCTCTGGCTGCTGGTCTTCTTCCTCGCCCCCTTCCTCATCGTCTTCAAGCTGTCGCTGTCGGAGGTGGCGGTCGCCATCCCGCCCTACGTGCCGACCTTCGACCTGACCGACGGCGCGGTGGAGATGTGGGACAAGATCAAGCAGCTCTCCTTCGACAACTATGTCTGGCTGACCGAGGACGCCCTCTACATCCGCTCCTACGCCTCCAGCCTGCTCGTTGCCGTCGTCTCCACCATCCTCATTCTTCTCGTCGGCTATCCCGTCGCCTACGGCATGGCGCGGGCCCCGAAGGCCTGGCGGCCGACGCTGGTGATGCTGGTCATCCTGCCGTTCTGGACCTCGTTCCTGATCCGCGTCTACGCCTGGATCGGCATCCTCAAGAAAGAGGGGCTCCTCAACCAGCTCCTGATGAATCTCGGCGTCATCTCCGATCCGCTGACGATCCTCAACACCAACGTCGCCGTCTATATCGGCATGGTCTATTCCTACCTGCCGTTCATGATCCTGCCGCTCTATGCCTCGCTGGAAAAGATGGACGAGTCCCTCCTGGAGGCCGCCGCCGACCTCGGCTCGCCGCCGGGGCGCGCCTTCTGGCAGATCACCTTCCCGCTGTCGATCCCCGGCGTCGTCGCCGGCGCGTTCCTGTGCTTCATTCCGATCGTCGGCGAGTTCGTCATCCCCGACCTCCTCGGCGGTTCCGAGACGCTGATGATCGGCAAGACGCTGTGGGTGGAGTTCTTCTCCAACCGTGACTGGCCGGTGGCGAGCGCGGTCGCCATCATCCTGCTTCTGGTGCTGGTCATCCCGATCGTCCTGTTCCAGAACAGCCTGGCCAAACAGGGGGAGGCCGAGTGA
- a CDS encoding ABC transporter permease — MRKGLSPFNVVSITTGFLFLYMPIVLLVIYSFNESRLVTVWAGFSTKWYGALLENQGLMDAAWVTIKVALISASVSTVLGTLAALTLVRYGRFPGRTLFSGMVYAPLVMPDVILGLSLLLMFVAINLDRGFWTIIIAHITFGMCYVAVVVQSRLLSFDRDLEEAALDLGCPPFKVFFQITLPIILPSVIAGWMLAFTLSLDDLVIASFATGPGATTLPMKIYSQVRLGVTPEINAVCTILIALVTVGVIAASLITKRQEVSRQRAARMAEQ; from the coding sequence ATGCGAAAGGGCCTTTCCCCCTTCAACGTCGTCTCCATCACCACCGGCTTCCTGTTCCTCTACATGCCGATCGTGCTGCTGGTCATCTACTCCTTCAACGAGTCCCGGCTGGTCACGGTCTGGGCCGGGTTCTCGACCAAATGGTACGGCGCGCTCCTGGAAAACCAGGGCCTGATGGACGCCGCCTGGGTGACCATCAAGGTCGCCCTGATCTCGGCCAGCGTCTCCACGGTGCTCGGCACGCTGGCGGCGCTGACGCTCGTGCGCTACGGCCGCTTCCCCGGCCGCACGCTGTTTTCCGGCATGGTCTATGCGCCGCTCGTGATGCCCGACGTCATCCTCGGCCTGTCGCTTTTGTTGATGTTCGTCGCCATCAACCTCGACCGCGGCTTCTGGACCATCATCATCGCCCACATCACCTTCGGCATGTGCTACGTCGCCGTCGTCGTCCAGTCGCGGCTTTTGAGCTTCGACCGAGACCTGGAGGAGGCGGCGCTGGACCTCGGCTGCCCGCCCTTCAAGGTGTTTTTCCAGATCACCCTGCCGATCATCCTGCCCTCCGTCATCGCCGGCTGGATGCTCGCCTTCACCCTGTCGCTCGACGACCTCGTCATCGCCAGCTTCGCCACGGGGCCGGGCGCCACGACCCTGCCGATGAAGATCTACAGCCAGGTCCGCCTCGGCGTGACGCCGGAGATCAACGCCGTCTGCACCATCCTCATCGCGCTTGTGACGGTCGGAGTCATCGCCGCCTCCCTGATAACAAAGCGCCAGGAGGTCAGCCGGCAACGGGCCGCGCGGATGGCGGAGCAGTAG
- a CDS encoding YdhR family protein, which translates to MITAFVQFQLAPETTLDAATAIFRSTAPRYLGLRGLIRKHYIFDPQNAKAGGFYVFENRAAAEAVFDDAWRALVNEKYGCEPELTFFDSPVCVDNVKGEIMVLPQ; encoded by the coding sequence ATGATCACGGCATTCGTCCAGTTCCAGCTTGCGCCGGAAACCACCCTCGACGCCGCCACCGCCATCTTCCGCTCCACGGCGCCGCGCTATCTCGGCCTTCGCGGCCTCATCCGCAAGCACTACATCTTCGATCCGCAAAACGCCAAGGCGGGGGGCTTCTACGTGTTCGAGAACCGGGCCGCCGCCGAGGCCGTCTTCGACGATGCCTGGCGCGCGCTGGTCAACGAGAAATATGGCTGCGAGCCGGAACTGACCTTCTTCGACAGCCCGGTCTGCGTCGACAACGTCAAGGGCGAGATCATGGTGCTGCCGCAATAG
- a CDS encoding MarR family winged helix-turn-helix transcriptional regulator: MDRQTASFCDALSRIYYTLPFREGIAGTEEAPVYVSAIDTQALLYIAEHPDCIVSDVGAHLEAVPTTVSSVIARLAERGLVVRLRNDANRRIVNLRLTDAGSALCAEIVTNRQEACKTLLSSLPKAERGDLVKKVAALAKVAETE; the protein is encoded by the coding sequence ATGGACCGTCAAACCGCGAGCTTTTGCGACGCCCTCAGCCGGATCTATTACACGCTGCCCTTCCGCGAGGGCATTGCCGGCACCGAGGAGGCGCCGGTCTATGTCAGCGCCATCGACACCCAGGCGCTGCTCTATATCGCCGAGCATCCGGACTGCATCGTCTCCGATGTCGGGGCGCATCTGGAAGCCGTGCCGACCACCGTCTCCAGCGTCATCGCCCGGCTTGCCGAGCGCGGCCTGGTGGTGCGGCTCCGCAACGACGCCAACCGGCGCATCGTCAATCTGAGGCTGACCGACGCGGGCTCGGCACTATGTGCGGAAATCGTCACCAATCGGCAGGAAGCCTGCAAGACGCTGCTTTCCAGCCTGCCGAAGGCCGAACGCGGCGACCTGGTGAAGAAGGTGGCGGCGCTGGCGAAGGTTGCGGAGACGGAATAG
- a CDS encoding acetoacetate--CoA ligase yields MSEETPLWTPSADRIKNTVMARFMAFAADKVGRPFADYDALHAWSVGDRAAFWDAVWDFCAIRGEKGELVLDNPAAMPGATFFPEARLNFAENLLRRTDDGDAMVFRGEDKVERRLSWADLNALVSRLQQALLAAGVAPGDRVAAMLPNMPEAYAGMLAAASIGAIWSSCSPDFGERGVLDRFGQIEPKVFISCDAYWYNGKKIEVADKLKAVVEKLPSAETVLIVDYLGTARDVAAKVPRATDLDAALAPFSAKPVAFTRLPMTHPLYILFSSGTTGVPKCIVHSAGGTLLQHVKEHRLHCDVRPGDRVFYFTTCGWMMWNWLASALASEATLLLYDGSPFYPDGNVLFDFARDEKMTLFGTSAKFIDAVKKAGLRPRDTHDLSALRVMTSTGSPLAPESFDFVYDAIKPDLHLASISGGTDIVACFVGGVPTKPVYKGEIQGPSLGMAADVWSEDGRPVKGEKGELVCTAPFPSMPIMFWNDPEGAKYHAAYFERFPGVWCHGDFAEWTPHGGMIIHGRSDATLNPGGVRIGTAEIYNVVEQIPEVVEALAIGQTWEDDVRVVLFVRLRDGMELTEDLTKAIKVKIREGASPRHVPAKVVAVEDIPRTKSGKITELAVRDVVHGREVKNKEALANPSALELFAGLEELES; encoded by the coding sequence GTGAGCGAGGAAACGCCGCTTTGGACGCCGTCGGCGGACCGCATCAAGAACACCGTGATGGCCCGCTTCATGGCCTTTGCCGCCGACAAGGTCGGCCGGCCCTTCGCCGACTATGACGCCCTCCACGCCTGGTCCGTCGGCGACCGCGCCGCCTTCTGGGACGCGGTCTGGGACTTCTGCGCCATCAGGGGCGAGAAGGGCGAACTGGTGCTCGACAACCCGGCCGCCATGCCCGGCGCCACCTTCTTTCCCGAGGCCAGGCTGAACTTTGCGGAAAACCTCCTGCGCCGCACCGATGACGGCGATGCCATGGTCTTTCGCGGCGAGGACAAGGTGGAGCGGCGGCTCTCCTGGGCCGACCTCAACGCCCTCGTCTCAAGGCTGCAGCAGGCGCTGCTCGCCGCCGGCGTCGCCCCCGGCGACCGCGTTGCGGCCATGCTGCCGAACATGCCGGAGGCCTATGCCGGCATGCTGGCCGCGGCCTCCATCGGCGCCATCTGGTCGTCCTGCTCGCCCGATTTCGGCGAGCGCGGCGTCCTCGACCGCTTCGGCCAGATCGAGCCGAAGGTATTCATCTCCTGCGACGCCTACTGGTACAACGGCAAGAAGATCGAGGTCGCCGACAAGCTGAAGGCCGTCGTCGAGAAGCTGCCGAGCGCGGAGACCGTCCTCATCGTCGACTATCTCGGCACCGCCCGGGACGTCGCCGCCAAGGTTCCCCGCGCCACCGACCTGGACGCGGCGCTGGCGCCCTTTTCGGCAAAACCCGTCGCCTTCACCCGGCTGCCGATGACCCACCCGCTCTATATCCTGTTTTCCTCCGGCACCACGGGCGTGCCGAAATGCATCGTCCATTCGGCCGGCGGCACGCTGCTGCAGCACGTCAAGGAGCACCGGCTCCATTGCGACGTGCGCCCCGGCGACCGGGTGTTCTACTTCACCACCTGCGGCTGGATGATGTGGAACTGGCTGGCATCCGCCCTGGCGAGCGAGGCAACGCTGCTGCTCTATGACGGCTCGCCCTTCTATCCCGACGGCAACGTGCTGTTCGACTTCGCCAGGGACGAGAAGATGACGCTGTTCGGCACCTCGGCGAAGTTCATCGACGCGGTGAAGAAGGCGGGACTTCGCCCCCGCGACACCCACGATCTCTCCGCGCTCCGGGTGATGACCTCGACCGGCTCGCCGCTCGCCCCGGAAAGCTTCGATTTCGTCTATGACGCCATCAAGCCGGACCTGCACCTGGCGTCCATTTCCGGCGGCACCGACATCGTCGCCTGCTTCGTCGGCGGCGTGCCGACAAAGCCCGTCTACAAGGGCGAGATCCAGGGCCCGTCCCTCGGCATGGCGGCCGACGTGTGGTCCGAGGACGGCCGCCCGGTGAAGGGCGAAAAGGGCGAACTCGTCTGCACCGCGCCGTTCCCCTCCATGCCGATCATGTTCTGGAACGACCCGGAGGGCGCGAAATACCACGCCGCCTATTTCGAGCGCTTCCCCGGCGTCTGGTGCCACGGCGACTTCGCCGAATGGACGCCCCATGGCGGCATGATCATCCACGGAAGGTCCGACGCCACCCTCAACCCCGGCGGCGTGCGCATCGGCACCGCGGAGATCTACAACGTCGTCGAACAGATCCCGGAAGTGGTCGAGGCGCTGGCCATCGGCCAGACCTGGGAAGACGACGTGCGCGTCGTCCTGTTCGTGCGCCTGCGCGACGGTATGGAGCTGACCGAGGACCTCACCAAGGCGATCAAGGTCAAGATCCGCGAGGGCGCCAGCCCGCGCCACGTGCCGGCCAAGGTCGTGGCGGTGGAGGACATCCCGCGCACCAAGTCCGGCAAGATCACCGAGCTTGCCGTCCGCGACGTCGTCCATGGCCGCGAGGTCAAGAACAAGGAGGCGCTGGCCAACCCGTCGGCGCTGGAGCTGTTCGCGGGGCTGGAAGAGCTGGAGAGCTAG
- a CDS encoding alpha-amylase family protein yields MPANDGVFQGVIFNAYPDSIGKRLSDSISLLKKPQLEGAFSYFYVLPTFFHSDLDRGFSIIDYDIEEEMASADDLKDLEALGIGLKFDLVLNHLSVGSPQFHDMLEKGDQSEFKDFFIDWNEFWAPDGPSEDELDKLFMRKPGLPILYVRFPDGSERPYWNTFYQEVNYPEITPEDLAGVDHPQPWQCAAMVDMVNTAIREKTPLSEIDFGAFEELRDKVLDIVESKRSYLGQMDLNARSEKVWEFYAATLKKLAGYGARLIRLDAFAYLHKERGERNFFNKPGTWDYLARLKGMADDCGLKLLPEIHAAYGEGLHEEVAGQGFLIYDFFFPGLVIDALDRGVSEPLRHWIADIQEKDIKTVNMLGCHDGIPVLDLRGDGTADGGLLSDDEIEAVMNRIVERGGRVKNLFGPDGKKIAYYQVNATFYSALGESDRKLLIARAIQMFMPGLPQVWYLDLFAGKNDYAAADRGGTGGHKEINRTALDLDDIEADLERPVVRDQLKLMRLRNTFPAFAGRLVVEPSESHHLTMIWINGPAYARLDADLRTHGFVVTYDAGDGREKTIDRR; encoded by the coding sequence ATGCCCGCTAACGACGGCGTCTTCCAGGGCGTCATTTTCAACGCCTATCCGGACAGCATCGGAAAACGACTTTCCGACAGCATCTCGTTGCTGAAAAAGCCGCAGTTGGAAGGCGCCTTTTCCTATTTTTACGTTCTGCCGACCTTCTTTCACAGCGATCTCGACCGCGGCTTTTCCATCATCGACTACGACATTGAAGAGGAGATGGCCTCGGCCGACGACCTCAAGGACCTGGAAGCCCTCGGCATCGGCCTGAAATTCGACCTGGTTCTCAATCACCTGTCGGTCGGGTCGCCGCAATTCCACGACATGCTGGAAAAGGGCGACCAGTCCGAGTTCAAGGATTTCTTTATCGACTGGAACGAGTTCTGGGCGCCGGACGGGCCGAGCGAGGACGAGCTCGACAAGCTGTTCATGAGGAAGCCGGGCCTGCCGATCCTCTATGTCCGTTTTCCGGACGGCAGCGAGCGGCCCTACTGGAACACCTTCTATCAGGAGGTCAACTATCCGGAAATCACGCCGGAGGACCTCGCCGGCGTCGACCACCCGCAGCCCTGGCAGTGCGCGGCCATGGTCGACATGGTCAACACCGCGATCCGCGAAAAGACGCCGCTGTCGGAGATCGATTTCGGCGCGTTCGAGGAATTGCGGGACAAGGTCCTCGATATCGTGGAATCGAAGCGCAGCTATCTCGGCCAGATGGACCTCAATGCGCGCTCCGAAAAGGTCTGGGAGTTCTACGCCGCGACGCTGAAGAAGCTGGCCGGCTACGGCGCCCGGCTGATCCGCCTCGATGCCTTCGCCTATCTGCACAAGGAGCGCGGCGAGCGCAATTTCTTCAACAAGCCCGGCACCTGGGACTATCTGGCGCGCCTGAAGGGTATGGCCGACGACTGCGGCCTGAAGCTCTTGCCGGAAATCCACGCCGCCTATGGCGAGGGCCTGCACGAGGAAGTGGCCGGCCAGGGCTTCCTGATCTACGACTTCTTCTTCCCGGGCCTCGTCATCGATGCGCTCGACCGCGGCGTTTCCGAGCCGTTGCGCCACTGGATCGCCGATATCCAGGAAAAGGACATCAAGACCGTCAACATGCTCGGCTGCCATGACGGCATTCCGGTGCTGGACCTCCGGGGCGACGGCACGGCCGATGGCGGGCTCCTCTCCGACGACGAGATCGAGGCGGTGATGAACCGCATCGTGGAGCGCGGCGGCCGGGTCAAGAACCTGTTCGGCCCCGACGGCAAGAAGATCGCCTATTACCAGGTCAACGCCACCTTCTACAGCGCCCTCGGCGAGAGCGACCGCAAGCTCCTGATCGCCCGCGCCATCCAGATGTTCATGCCGGGCCTGCCCCAGGTCTGGTATCTCGACCTCTTCGCCGGCAAGAACGATTACGCCGCCGCCGACCGCGGCGGCACCGGCGGCCACAAGGAAATCAACCGCACGGCGCTCGACCTCGACGACATCGAGGCCGATCTGGAGCGCCCGGTTGTGCGCGACCAGTTGAAGCTCATGCGCCTGCGCAACACCTTCCCGGCCTTTGCCGGCCGGCTGGTGGTGGAGCCGTCGGAGTCGCATCACCTGACGATGATCTGGATCAACGGTCCGGCCTATGCCCGGCTCGACGCCGATTTGAGGACCCACGGCTTCGTTGTTACCTATGACGCGGGCGACGGCCGGGAAAAGACCATCGACCGCCGCTAA
- a CDS encoding HAD family hydrolase has protein sequence MSDAKILATDLDRTLLPNGSWEPDENAIPLFNELTEKHGVLVVYVTGRNLDLTEKAIAEFGVRYPDFLCGDVGTSIRKREGGAWVDDPGWDAHVRRTSPRWDAAAVRDAVSGIAGIREQEAEHCGPFKQSYYADHDDRERILAEVEERVKGKFDEVIVYSFDSGNGNGLIDFLPQSATKQTALEYVAEAHGAPKDEVVFCGDSGNDIFPLTAGFSGVLVRNADAQLVEQVKAAMAENPDLKAYFAKGGVMGLSGYYTSGVIEGAVHYGLFEG, from the coding sequence ATGAGCGACGCTAAGATCCTGGCGACCGACCTTGACCGCACGCTGCTGCCGAACGGAAGCTGGGAGCCGGACGAAAACGCCATCCCGCTCTTCAATGAACTGACGGAAAAGCACGGCGTCCTCGTCGTCTACGTCACCGGCCGCAATCTCGACTTGACGGAAAAGGCGATCGCGGAATTCGGCGTGCGCTATCCGGACTTTCTGTGCGGCGACGTCGGCACCTCGATCCGCAAGCGCGAGGGCGGCGCCTGGGTCGACGATCCGGGCTGGGACGCCCATGTGCGCCGCACCAGCCCGCGATGGGACGCCGCCGCGGTGCGCGATGCGGTCTCCGGCATTGCCGGCATACGCGAGCAGGAGGCCGAGCATTGCGGCCCCTTCAAGCAGAGCTACTACGCCGACCACGACGACCGCGAGCGCATCCTTGCCGAGGTCGAGGAGCGGGTGAAGGGCAAGTTCGACGAGGTCATCGTCTACAGCTTCGATTCCGGCAACGGCAACGGCCTCATCGATTTCCTGCCGCAAAGCGCGACCAAGCAGACGGCGCTGGAATACGTCGCTGAAGCCCACGGCGCACCGAAGGACGAGGTCGTTTTCTGCGGCGACAGCGGCAACGACATCTTCCCGCTGACCGCCGGCTTTTCCGGCGTCCTCGTGCGCAACGCCGACGCGCAACTGGTCGAGCAGGTCAAGGCCGCAATGGCGGAGAACCCGGATTTGAAAGCCTATTTCGCCAAGGGCGGCGTCATGGGCCTTTCCGGCTATTACACCTCAGGCGTCATCGAGGGCGCGGTGCATTACGGCCTGTTCGAGGGGTAG
- a CDS encoding DUF6460 domain-containing protein, with protein MWRLILTVLKITLASLAVGAALSALDISAADLLAEIGMTPERVLQLLTDGLTWAVPNIVLGSMIIVPVWLVIFLFRPPRG; from the coding sequence ATGTGGCGGCTGATCCTGACAGTCTTGAAGATCACGTTGGCATCGCTCGCCGTCGGCGCCGCGCTCTCCGCGCTCGACATCTCCGCCGCCGACCTCCTCGCCGAGATCGGCATGACGCCGGAGCGGGTCCTGCAACTCCTCACCGACGGGCTCACCTGGGCCGTGCCGAACATCGTGCTGGGCTCGATGATCATCGTGCCGGTCTGGCTGGTGATTTTTTTGTTTAGGCCACCGCGGGGATAG